One region of Haloprofundus salilacus genomic DNA includes:
- a CDS encoding AMP-binding protein, protein MHSGAFSPAARSGNAARVYDETAAKRGDALALETGDTQYSHTELSDRSARLAGALHERGLEPDDRLGLFLSNRPELVLTALAALKSGLPFSPANPQFTARELAFQLDDSDAEALVTELSLLPKVEDALDCLDADPLVILVGDEQPPDVDSTDADPTDVDSTDVDTVAFSSLDADPTMIHREDDDVAMQPYTSGTTGEPKGVLLTHRNLRAQSFIAFERSALRADEERFLSVLPLAHIAGFVNRTWQPLIRGAAVYLRDPGEWDPKVSMETIERERITKFGAVTAMYVDVVNHERFGEYDLSSLEEVMEGGDRMPSAVQERFEETAGVELFEAYGLTETGGGTHVGFGSTFGPRPGTIGQPLRATDCKIVDDEGREVPPGETGELLVRGPHVMKGYYDRPEETEAAFTDGGYLRTGDVARRDDDNYYELVDRKSDVIVTAGYTVHPREVENVLYEHPDVVDAAVVGVPDERRTETVKAYVVRRQGSTVDGETLREFCLERVAPYKHPRTVEFVEELPRTHNSKVRRVELREGT, encoded by the coding sequence ATGCACTCTGGCGCGTTCTCTCCCGCTGCACGATCCGGCAACGCGGCGCGCGTGTACGACGAAACCGCCGCCAAGCGCGGTGACGCCCTCGCCCTCGAAACCGGGGACACGCAGTACAGCCACACCGAACTCAGCGACCGGTCGGCGCGGCTCGCCGGAGCGCTTCACGAACGCGGCCTCGAACCCGACGACCGTCTCGGTCTCTTTCTCTCGAACCGCCCCGAACTCGTGCTCACGGCGCTGGCCGCGCTGAAGTCCGGATTGCCGTTCTCTCCGGCGAACCCGCAGTTCACGGCGCGCGAACTCGCCTTCCAGTTGGACGACAGCGACGCCGAGGCGCTCGTCACCGAACTGTCGCTGCTCCCGAAGGTAGAAGACGCGCTCGACTGCCTCGACGCCGATCCGCTGGTGATTCTCGTCGGCGACGAGCAACCACCCGACGTCGACTCCACCGATGCCGATCCTACCGATGTCGACTCCACCGACGTCGACACCGTTGCCTTCTCGTCGCTCGACGCCGACCCCACGATGATCCACCGCGAGGACGACGACGTGGCGATGCAGCCGTACACGAGCGGGACGACCGGAGAACCGAAGGGCGTGCTGCTGACGCACCGAAACCTTCGCGCGCAGTCGTTCATCGCCTTCGAGCGCTCGGCGCTCCGCGCCGACGAGGAGCGCTTCCTCTCGGTGTTGCCGCTGGCACACATTGCGGGGTTCGTCAACCGGACGTGGCAACCGCTGATTCGCGGAGCCGCCGTCTACCTGCGCGACCCGGGCGAGTGGGACCCCAAGGTCTCGATGGAGACCATCGAGCGCGAGCGAATCACGAAGTTCGGCGCGGTGACCGCCATGTACGTCGACGTCGTCAACCACGAGCGCTTCGGGGAGTACGACCTCTCCAGCCTCGAAGAGGTGATGGAGGGCGGCGACCGGATGCCATCGGCGGTCCAGGAGCGGTTCGAGGAGACGGCGGGCGTTGAACTGTTCGAGGCGTACGGCCTGACCGAGACCGGCGGTGGCACCCACGTCGGTTTCGGGTCGACGTTCGGACCCCGCCCCGGCACTATCGGACAACCGCTGCGCGCGACCGACTGCAAAATCGTCGACGACGAGGGTCGCGAGGTGCCGCCGGGCGAGACGGGCGAACTGCTCGTCCGCGGCCCGCACGTGATGAAGGGCTACTACGACCGACCCGAGGAGACCGAGGCGGCGTTCACCGATGGTGGCTACTTGCGCACCGGCGACGTAGCCCGCCGCGACGACGACAACTACTACGAACTCGTCGACCGGAAATCCGACGTCATCGTCACCGCGGGCTACACCGTCCACCCACGCGAGGTGGAGAACGTGCTGTACGAACATCCGGACGTCGTCGACGCCGCCGTGGTGGGCGTACCGGACGAACGCCGGACCGAGACGGTGAAGGCCTACGTCGTCCGCAGACAGGGGTCGACCGTCGACGGCGAGACGCTCCGGGAGTTCTGCCTCGAACGGGTCGCGCCGTACAAACACCCGCGGACGGTGGAGTTCGTTGAGGAACTCCCCCGGACGCACAACAGCAAAGTTCGGCGTGTGGAGCTGCGAGAGGGGACGTAG
- a CDS encoding response regulator, translating to MAPADQQPSNPIEILLVEPNPGDVRLFTESFKEAQISNHVHTVSDGDSALDFLYQRGEYSDESCPDLILLDPQLPGTSGMDVLRELNNEPALNNLPVVVLTSSDLGKEIVKSQGLDADTFIQKPVEVDEFVEFVQSVEEFWLTITRQTA from the coding sequence ATGGCCCCCGCAGACCAACAACCGAGTAATCCAATCGAGATCCTATTAGTCGAACCGAATCCGGGTGACGTACGTCTGTTCACCGAATCGTTCAAGGAGGCGCAAATCTCGAACCACGTCCATACCGTCTCCGACGGCGATTCCGCGCTCGACTTCCTCTACCAGCGGGGCGAGTACAGCGACGAATCCTGCCCCGACCTCATCCTCCTTGACCCGCAACTACCCGGAACGAGCGGCATGGACGTGTTAAGGGAACTGAACAACGAACCTGCGCTGAACAATCTCCCCGTCGTCGTTCTCACGAGTTCGGATCTCGGCAAAGAAATCGTGAAATCACAGGGCCTTGACGCGGACACCTTTATCCAGAAACCCGTCGAAGTTGACGAATTCGTTGAGTTTGTCCAATCTGTCGAGGAGTTCTGGCTGACGATTACCCGGCAGACGGCCTAA
- a CDS encoding polysaccharide deacetylase family protein, producing MVGTITISIEIELAWGVHDLGEYDHLSEGCQQERVYLRKLLDKCDELDIAISFDIVGHLLLDSCDGHECSSYPSQWFTEDPATDHVTNPEFYAPDIADEILSRPTDHELCTHTFSHALSNQMDAALISEELARSQRLHERVVGEPTVSLVPPRHHLPPETALKANSIEIVRQAVQTRGPTPLHRYKELLLGQSFTRKPRLVDGIVETYCTYYPSLTAPALPAGQRETHALFKWQPLRLRQRLHERRLKATVESVGADDSYLHLWCHLYDLSNEHQWRPLAAFLEALAKYRDDGSVSVETMEQLNAHVRKEAVDRRHALLEVDGASEPDDAPEADDVLKEVVNT from the coding sequence ATGGTTGGCACTATTACGATAAGCATCGAAATCGAACTCGCGTGGGGTGTCCACGATCTCGGCGAGTACGACCACCTGAGCGAGGGTTGTCAGCAAGAACGCGTCTACCTCCGCAAACTCCTCGACAAATGCGACGAGTTGGATATCGCTATCTCGTTCGACATCGTCGGCCATCTCCTGCTCGACAGCTGTGACGGACACGAGTGTAGCTCCTACCCCTCCCAGTGGTTCACCGAGGACCCCGCCACCGATCACGTCACAAACCCCGAATTCTACGCACCCGATATCGCCGACGAGATACTGTCGCGGCCGACCGACCATGAACTCTGCACTCACACTTTCTCGCACGCGCTCAGTAACCAGATGGACGCGGCGCTCATCTCGGAGGAACTCGCGCGGTCGCAGCGACTCCACGAACGGGTTGTCGGCGAGCCGACGGTGTCACTCGTCCCGCCACGCCACCACTTGCCGCCGGAGACGGCACTGAAAGCGAACTCCATCGAAATCGTCCGGCAGGCCGTGCAGACGAGAGGCCCGACGCCCCTCCACCGATACAAGGAACTGCTGTTGGGCCAGTCGTTTACGCGCAAGCCTCGACTCGTCGACGGCATCGTCGAGACCTACTGCACGTACTACCCGTCGCTGACCGCGCCGGCGCTCCCAGCGGGCCAGCGAGAGACGCATGCGCTCTTCAAATGGCAGCCACTGCGACTCCGCCAGCGACTCCACGAGCGCCGTCTCAAAGCGACGGTCGAGTCAGTCGGCGCGGACGACTCGTACCTGCACCTGTGGTGTCACCTCTACGACCTCTCGAACGAGCACCAATGGCGTCCGCTCGCAGCGTTCCTAGAGGCGCTCGCCAAATACCGTGACGACGGCTCTGTATCGGTCGAGACGATGGAACAGTTGAATGCACACGTCCGAAAAGAAGCGGTTGACCGCCGCCACGCCCTCTTGGAAGTCGACGGCGCATCCGAACCCGACGACGCGCCTGAAGCCGACGACGTACTCAAAGAGGTGGTGAACACGTGA
- a CDS encoding formyltransferase family protein encodes MSDEMRVCLLAEESMAAWQRTALRRAVEETNATVECVIVNRSPGRTRAEQLRRAVELREWTAVTALLALERRVAGDIPESESYALDEIPLLDEAERIECVPTVVDGWKYELPQDVVAKAARSADVGVLFGFGFITGPILNAFDNGILSFHHGDLREYRGQPMGFWEYLNDEDEAGVTLQRLTETLDGGEIICLDRIDISDQRRWKGVKSRLLAASEDTLAEGIRRIQDDSFTPQKPATTGDLYTIPRGKPVAQFVGKTLSRSLVGR; translated from the coding sequence GTGAGCGACGAAATGCGCGTGTGTCTCCTCGCTGAGGAGTCGATGGCAGCGTGGCAGCGAACAGCGCTTCGACGCGCAGTTGAGGAGACGAACGCGACTGTCGAGTGCGTCATCGTTAACCGGTCGCCCGGTCGGACGCGCGCCGAGCAACTCCGCCGCGCCGTCGAGCTGCGCGAGTGGACAGCCGTCACGGCGCTGTTGGCGCTCGAACGGCGCGTCGCGGGCGACATCCCCGAGTCAGAGTCGTACGCGCTCGACGAAATCCCGCTCCTCGACGAAGCCGAGCGAATCGAATGCGTGCCGACCGTCGTCGATGGGTGGAAGTACGAACTTCCGCAGGACGTGGTGGCGAAGGCGGCACGTTCAGCCGACGTCGGCGTCCTCTTCGGTTTCGGGTTCATCACCGGACCCATCCTCAATGCCTTCGACAACGGGATACTGAGCTTCCACCACGGCGATCTCCGTGAGTACCGCGGACAGCCGATGGGGTTCTGGGAGTATCTCAACGACGAGGACGAGGCCGGCGTCACGCTCCAGCGTCTGACCGAGACGCTCGACGGCGGCGAGATTATCTGCCTCGATCGAATCGACATCAGCGACCAGCGACGGTGGAAGGGTGTAAAATCACGGCTGTTGGCGGCTTCCGAGGACACCCTCGCCGAAGGGATAAGACGAATCCAGGATGACTCGTTCACACCGCAAAAACCCGCAACGACCGGCGACCTCTACACGATTCCGAGAGGCAAACCGGTTGCGCAGTTCGTAGGTAAAACGCTCTCACGCTCGCTGGTGGGTCGCTGA
- a CDS encoding DUF7114 family protein, whose protein sequence is MDDAVRTRDAAREALSDIDPPQLLDALDARLAEASMLPGALALVSARALDPGVDADALAERAAGVQLIYEGLRLTRDLARDEPWADAEAHRRNGTNDLIAGIDADMQVLAADVLVARGFFVLARTEAAARAVDTVRAFGRDQTLGRRPAPDAADGESGRDAETFNRRLEADVLDLAVLAGATAVGQKVPESLSNYAADLAAEYGTAFPPAPTALPDAAADRLAGGGGDDPVPSPTDS, encoded by the coding sequence ATGGACGACGCCGTGCGGACCCGCGATGCCGCGCGCGAAGCGCTCTCCGATATCGACCCTCCGCAACTGTTAGACGCGCTAGATGCGCGCCTCGCGGAGGCGTCGATGTTGCCAGGAGCGCTCGCGCTCGTGAGCGCGCGGGCGCTCGACCCCGGCGTGGACGCCGACGCGCTCGCCGAACGCGCCGCCGGTGTCCAGCTGATCTACGAGGGACTCCGCCTCACCCGCGATCTCGCCCGCGACGAACCGTGGGCCGACGCCGAGGCGCACCGCCGGAACGGGACGAACGACCTCATCGCGGGCATCGACGCGGATATGCAGGTGCTCGCGGCGGACGTGCTCGTCGCACGCGGCTTCTTCGTTCTCGCTCGGACCGAGGCCGCAGCGCGAGCGGTCGACACCGTTCGAGCGTTCGGCCGCGACCAGACGCTCGGACGGCGGCCCGCACCGGACGCCGCCGACGGCGAATCCGGCCGCGACGCCGAGACGTTCAACCGGAGACTAGAGGCCGACGTGCTCGATCTCGCGGTTCTCGCGGGCGCGACGGCGGTCGGACAGAAGGTTCCCGAGTCGCTGTCGAATTACGCCGCCGACCTCGCCGCGGAGTACGGGACGGCGTTTCCGCCCGCGCCGACGGCGCTCCCCGACGCGGCGGCCGACCGATTGGCCGGCGGCGGCGGCGACGACCCCGTGCCATCGCCTACCGATAGCTGA
- a CDS encoding enoyl-CoA hydratase/isomerase family protein: MVRFTDRDRLRVVTLDRPERRNALRPADLDALEAAVTGAAAADVPVVYLRGAGSAFCAGADLDVVASLSNPEAFARHGQRVANAIETTDCVVIAGVDGAARGGGVELALACDLRIATPEATFAEPGVRLGLFGAWGGTVRLPRVMREGDALDFALSGRTIDAEEALRTGLVSRVEPDPLAVAESLATNEPDALEVVKARMRDRRGREEQETAEAAAFGELVRAHAADIAADRD; the protein is encoded by the coding sequence ATGGTTCGCTTCACCGACCGCGACCGTCTCCGGGTGGTCACCCTCGACCGCCCCGAACGGCGTAACGCGCTCCGCCCGGCCGACCTCGACGCGCTGGAGGCCGCGGTCACTGGTGCCGCCGCCGCCGACGTGCCGGTGGTTTACCTCCGCGGTGCAGGGTCGGCGTTCTGCGCCGGGGCCGATTTGGACGTGGTCGCCTCACTCTCGAATCCGGAGGCGTTCGCCCGCCACGGCCAGCGCGTCGCGAACGCTATCGAAACCACCGACTGCGTCGTCATCGCCGGCGTCGACGGCGCGGCCCGCGGCGGGGGCGTCGAACTTGCGCTCGCATGCGACCTCCGAATCGCGACGCCTGAGGCGACGTTCGCCGAACCCGGCGTCCGCCTCGGCCTGTTCGGCGCGTGGGGCGGCACGGTTCGCCTCCCGCGCGTTATGCGCGAGGGCGACGCGCTCGACTTCGCGCTCTCCGGGCGCACCATCGACGCCGAGGAGGCGCTCCGGACCGGTCTCGTCTCCCGGGTCGAACCGGACCCGCTCGCGGTCGCCGAGTCGCTCGCGACCAACGAACCGGACGCGCTCGAAGTGGTCAAGGCGCGGATGCGCGACCGGCGGGGGAGAGAAGAACAAGAAACCGCGGAGGCGGCGGCGTTCGGCGAACTCGTGCGGGCGCACGCCGCCGACATCGCGGCGGATAGGGACTAA
- a CDS encoding NAD+ synthase, translating to MSSDTPILDDTAPLDLRLSADELEATREHIVEFIRSVVDDAGAEGAVLGLSGGIDSTLTAHLAVEALGEDGLHGLVMPSAVNTEENMSDAERVAQMLGISYDVVEIQPIAEKFFDAFPEAAEDRTAAGNVYVRTRGVLGYFVANHKNRIVLGTGNRSEAMTGYFTKYGDQAVDCNPIGNLYKQQVRQLAAHVGVPEDLVMKTPSAEMWLEQTDEDEMGITYDTLDAILALNIDGPLSTAATARHLDVAGEQIERVEQLVAQSAHKRSMPPAPDALEF from the coding sequence ATGAGTAGCGATACGCCGATTCTCGACGACACTGCACCGCTGGACCTCCGCCTCTCGGCGGACGAACTCGAAGCGACGCGCGAGCACATCGTCGAATTTATTCGGAGCGTCGTCGACGACGCCGGAGCCGAAGGCGCGGTGTTGGGCCTCTCCGGCGGTATCGACAGCACGCTGACCGCCCACCTCGCCGTCGAAGCGCTCGGCGAAGACGGGCTTCACGGCCTCGTGATGCCGAGTGCCGTCAACACCGAAGAGAACATGAGCGACGCCGAACGCGTCGCGCAGATGCTCGGCATCTCGTACGACGTGGTCGAAATTCAGCCCATCGCCGAGAAGTTCTTCGACGCCTTCCCTGAGGCAGCCGAGGACCGCACGGCCGCCGGAAACGTCTACGTCCGCACCCGCGGCGTACTGGGCTACTTCGTCGCCAACCACAAGAACCGCATCGTCCTCGGGACGGGCAACCGCAGCGAGGCGATGACGGGCTACTTCACCAAATACGGCGACCAGGCCGTCGACTGCAACCCCATCGGCAACCTGTACAAGCAGCAGGTTCGCCAGCTCGCCGCTCACGTCGGTGTCCCCGAAGACCTCGTGATGAAAACGCCGTCGGCGGAGATGTGGCTCGAACAGACCGATGAGGACGAGATGGGCATCACCTACGACACGCTCGACGCGATTCTCGCGCTAAATATCGACGGCCCATTGTCGACGGCGGCGACGGCGCGCCACCTCGACGTAGCCGGAGAACAGATAGAGCGCGTCGAGCAGTTGGTCGCCCAGAGCGCCCACAAGCGGTCGATGCCGCCCGCGCCCGATGCGCTGGAGTTTTAG
- a CDS encoding CNNM domain-containing protein, which yields MDSSIVALVGVVATAVLLLCSAFFSSSETAVFSLSTEWIERQATTGDPRAELLQELRDDPHRLLVTLLVGNNVVNIAISSIVTVLIASYLPSGLAVVATTVLTSCLVLIFGEIVPKAYGLGNAENWSLRIASPVRLVERALSPVITLFDAITRRMNALITVDPDIEKPYTD from the coding sequence ATGGATAGTTCGATAGTGGCTCTCGTCGGAGTCGTAGCGACGGCCGTACTGTTGCTGTGTAGCGCGTTCTTTTCGAGTTCGGAGACGGCCGTCTTCTCGCTGTCTACAGAGTGGATAGAGCGGCAGGCGACGACGGGAGACCCCCGGGCGGAGTTGCTGCAGGAGCTGCGCGACGACCCGCATCGGCTGTTGGTGACGCTTCTCGTCGGAAACAACGTCGTGAACATCGCGATTTCGAGCATCGTGACCGTCCTCATCGCCAGCTACCTCCCGTCCGGACTCGCAGTCGTGGCGACGACGGTACTCACGAGCTGTCTCGTCCTGATATTCGGCGAGATCGTACCGAAGGCCTACGGTCTCGGGAACGCCGAGAACTGGTCGCTACGCATCGCGTCTCCCGTTCGGCTCGTCGAACGCGCACTCTCTCCCGTCATCACGCTGTTTGACGCGATAACTCGACGGATGAACGCACTCATCACCGTCGATCCCGACATCGAGAAGCCGTACACGGATTGA
- a CDS encoding DUF1801 domain-containing protein, producing MSVSSPLTPQRVSELVIANRAIRAPYYQADHDEAVRFTDLERGLQWGADAIPALLDLFRVEQDTRDDHPQGFVGFARHWRGDTLRLDFDLFSEPKESDPILVVTAISGRGGENTIVDEEFGEIELSDQVPTQEEWEERSKRYQAARRKDDTDGSAAVKAYIAALPGWKSEVATQFDEIIQREVPPVRRAVRYHQPFYGVEDQGWFASFSAFSKHVKLAFVCKSYLEPKPPSGTAPDRQALDLKQTDTLDEEQVASWVRQAADTPGMNW from the coding sequence ATGAGCGTGTCCAGCCCACTAACGCCCCAGCGGGTCTCCGAACTCGTGATAGCTAATCGAGCAATCAGAGCACCGTACTACCAAGCTGACCATGACGAGGCGGTTCGTTTCACGGATCTGGAAAGGGGACTCCAATGGGGTGCAGACGCTATTCCTGCCTTACTGGATCTGTTCCGGGTTGAGCAAGACACCCGAGACGACCATCCTCAGGGCTTCGTGGGCTTTGCTCGCCACTGGCGAGGAGATACGTTGCGGCTGGACTTCGACCTATTTTCTGAACCCAAGGAGTCAGACCCAATCCTGGTCGTGACGGCGATATCAGGCCGAGGAGGAGAGAACACCATCGTGGACGAGGAGTTCGGGGAAATTGAGTTGTCAGACCAGGTTCCGACGCAGGAGGAGTGGGAGGAACGGAGTAAACGGTACCAGGCGGCGCGGAGGAAGGATGACACCGATGGATCGGCAGCGGTGAAGGCGTACATTGCAGCGCTGCCGGGTTGGAAGAGCGAGGTTGCTACACAATTCGACGAGATTATCCAACGCGAAGTGCCCCCGGTGCGCCGCGCCGTGAGGTATCACCAGCCGTTCTATGGTGTCGAGGACCAGGGCTGGTTCGCGTCGTTCAGTGCCTTCTCAAAACACGTGAAACTGGCATTCGTGTGCAAATCGTACCTCGAGCCGAAGCCACCCAGCGGGACGGCTCCGGATAGACAGGCCCTGGACCTCAAGCAGACGGACACGCTGGACGAGGAGCAAGTCGCTTCCTGGGTGCGGCAAGCCGCCGACACTCCGGGGATGAACTGGTGA
- a CDS encoding DUF7577 domain-containing protein, whose protein sequence is MRALWGWILAYVLGLVVLQLLVYRYLGGDGGAFAEADSAVARRGGGGDESADRDVVRDRPGAANVGPPMAAARAEALRESTTERVCPHCGVENEPDTTFTFCRNCAQRLA, encoded by the coding sequence ATGCGCGCACTGTGGGGGTGGATACTCGCGTACGTACTCGGGTTGGTCGTCCTCCAACTGCTCGTCTACCGGTATCTCGGCGGCGACGGCGGCGCGTTTGCCGAGGCCGACAGCGCTGTCGCGCGACGCGGCGGCGGAGGCGACGAATCCGCGGACCGCGACGTCGTCCGCGACCGACCGGGGGCCGCGAACGTCGGTCCGCCGATGGCGGCGGCGAGAGCGGAGGCGCTCCGCGAGTCGACGACTGAACGCGTCTGTCCGCACTGCGGCGTCGAGAACGAACCGGACACGACGTTCACGTTCTGTCGAAACTGCGCTCAACGACTCGCGTGA
- a CDS encoding PQQ-dependent sugar dehydrogenase produces MDRRTYLGFVGVAAASGCLDAPTTSDPPGNDNTSDPSTDARTTSPPPQTIKHETVVTGLEIPWGAAWRDGDLYLTERLGRIVRIPGGRGDPEEVLSVPDIVDDGEGGLLGLVFHPSEPAAFTYHTYESDEAEFVNRIVRHDLENGWEWEPIVDGIPGDIIHDGGRLAVYEESLLATVGDANNRERAQNTDSLNGKVLRLTFDGQPHPENPFDNEVFTYGHRNPQGLAFRDVGEQGSSGSETASRRGTIFSTEHGPDKNDEVNVLEAGNNYGWPDVGGTESTDEYTAAITEYTPTIAPASATFYRGPYREWRGDFFFGTLAGEHIRRLRFDGTEVVEDEPLYEGEFGRLRTVFTGPDDHLYAVTSNRDGRGDPRDGDDRVLRFFPQNE; encoded by the coding sequence ATGGACCGCCGGACCTATCTCGGTTTCGTCGGCGTCGCCGCCGCCAGCGGTTGCCTCGACGCCCCGACCACCTCCGACCCGCCCGGAAACGACAACACCTCCGACCCGTCGACCGACGCCCGGACAACCTCCCCGCCTCCACAGACCATCAAACACGAGACGGTCGTCACGGGTCTCGAAATCCCGTGGGGGGCGGCGTGGCGCGACGGCGACCTCTATCTCACCGAACGCCTCGGACGCATCGTCCGCATCCCCGGCGGACGGGGCGACCCCGAGGAGGTTCTCAGCGTGCCCGACATCGTCGACGACGGCGAAGGCGGTCTACTGGGGTTGGTCTTTCACCCGAGCGAACCGGCGGCGTTCACCTACCACACCTACGAGAGCGACGAGGCGGAGTTCGTCAACCGTATCGTCCGCCACGACCTCGAAAACGGCTGGGAGTGGGAGCCGATTGTCGACGGGATTCCCGGCGACATCATCCACGACGGCGGCCGACTCGCCGTCTACGAGGAGAGCCTGCTGGCCACCGTCGGCGACGCGAACAACCGGGAGCGTGCGCAGAACACCGATTCGCTCAACGGGAAGGTGCTTCGGCTGACGTTCGACGGCCAACCGCACCCGGAGAATCCGTTCGACAACGAGGTGTTCACCTACGGCCACCGCAACCCACAGGGGCTCGCCTTCCGCGACGTCGGCGAGCAGGGCTCGTCGGGCAGCGAGACTGCGTCTCGCCGAGGAACCATCTTCTCGACCGAACACGGTCCCGACAAGAACGACGAAGTGAACGTGCTCGAAGCGGGCAACAACTACGGCTGGCCCGACGTAGGCGGCACCGAGAGCACCGACGAGTACACGGCGGCGATCACCGAGTACACGCCGACCATCGCCCCCGCGAGCGCGACGTTCTATCGGGGGCCGTACCGCGAGTGGCGAGGCGATTTCTTCTTCGGAACGCTCGCAGGTGAGCACATTCGACGCCTGCGCTTCGACGGCACGGAGGTAGTCGAAGACGAACCGCTGTACGAGGGCGAGTTCGGTCGCCTTCGGACGGTGTTCACCGGACCCGACGACCATCTGTACGCCGTGACGAGCAACCGCGACGGTCGCGGCGACCCCCGCGACGGCGACGACAGAGTGCTTCGTTTCTTCCCCCAGAACGAGTAA
- a CDS encoding acyltransferase: MTKRHVSLPPIAEEGVRAFIDEVDERLSGEEDTCDVVQDVLVDLYGDRGAYERWQAGEDVSNAERVRLQGYDPCNSTLESEYYAEKDEEKFKRSKHLQWLWRQFDATPMADNVEFALRFRQMLANHLFEEAGENLRLFKGITMTYGHNIRVGDNTVVHDDVHLDDRGRLTIGNRVSISDGVHLYSHDHDIVDQTAVKNFHTVVEDDARVTYDAMVRAGCKIGENSVVGARSVVQGDVPAHHVAVGTPAKSVKIKPGWEEEAGPLETGGENRQAEREIEYDLPDDVDEFDEFDRDRQPPS; the protein is encoded by the coding sequence ATGACAAAGCGTCACGTCTCGCTCCCCCCGATAGCGGAGGAGGGGGTTCGAGCCTTCATCGACGAGGTTGACGAGCGACTCTCCGGCGAAGAGGACACCTGTGACGTCGTCCAGGACGTGCTCGTCGATCTCTACGGCGATCGGGGGGCGTACGAGCGCTGGCAGGCCGGCGAGGACGTGTCGAACGCCGAGCGCGTGCGACTGCAGGGGTACGACCCATGCAATTCGACCCTGGAGTCGGAGTACTACGCCGAGAAGGACGAGGAGAAGTTCAAACGCTCGAAGCACCTCCAGTGGCTCTGGCGGCAGTTCGACGCGACGCCGATGGCCGACAACGTGGAGTTCGCGCTCCGGTTCCGGCAGATGCTCGCGAACCACCTGTTCGAGGAGGCGGGCGAGAACCTCCGTCTGTTCAAGGGAATCACGATGACGTACGGCCACAACATCCGCGTCGGCGACAACACAGTCGTCCACGACGACGTCCACCTCGACGACAGGGGCAGACTCACCATCGGCAATCGGGTCTCCATCTCAGACGGCGTCCACCTCTACAGCCACGACCACGACATCGTCGACCAAACCGCCGTCAAGAACTTCCACACTGTCGTCGAGGACGACGCCCGCGTCACCTACGACGCGATGGTTCGGGCGGGCTGTAAAATCGGCGAGAACAGCGTCGTCGGCGCGCGGTCGGTGGTCCAGGGCGACGTGCCCGCTCACCACGTCGCCGTCGGCACGCCCGCCAAGAGCGTGAAGATCAAACCCGGGTGGGAGGAGGAGGCCGGGCCACTGGAGACGGGCGGCGAGAATCGACAGGCCGAGCGCGAAATCGAGTACGATCTCCCCGACGACGTCGACGAGTTCGACGAGTTCGACCGCGACAGGCAACCGCCGAGCTGA